In a genomic window of Jaculus jaculus isolate mJacJac1 chromosome 8, mJacJac1.mat.Y.cur, whole genome shotgun sequence:
- the Adig gene encoding adipogenin, with the protein MKYPLVPLVNDLTLSFLVFWFCLPVGLLLFLVVIWLCFLLNQGSGDDGSDLCFNWEFWNKEPVESSFEETLHDQEEEKLHC; encoded by the exons ATGAAGTACCCTCTGGTGCCTCTGGTGAACGACCTCACGCTCTCTTTCCTGGTGTTCTGGTTCTGCCTGCCTGtgggtctgctgctgttcttGGTGGTCATTTGGTTATGCTTCTTACTTAACCAAG GTTCAGGGGACGATGGCTCGGATTTATGCTTTAATTGGGAGTTCTGGAACAAAGAGCCAGTTGAATCCAGCTTTGAGGAGACACTCCATGACCAGGAGGAGGAAAAGCTCCACTGTTGA